A window from Chitinophaga filiformis encodes these proteins:
- a CDS encoding GlxA family transcriptional regulator, which yields MKHISILVPDEAVLGTISDTRYMFTTLNEFLESDGKPAMFKVQLVGLTREVPLNQGLFSVHPDVLIQDIKDTDLIVIPALSGNLKATLERNKAFIPWIIDHYHKGAEVASLCIGSFMLAATGLLDGKECSSHWASAAEFRAMFPDVDLIDGRIITEEQGLYSSGGASSYWNLLLHIVEKYTDRALAIRIAKLFALEIDRKTQSPFVMFNGQKKHEDEPIKKAQEFIETNLTERISVDDLASKFAIGRRHFDRRFKKATNNTPAEYIQRVKIEAAKKWLENSHKNVNEVMYEVGYNDTKSFRTVFKKITGLSPIDYRNKYNKEAVVA from the coding sequence ATGAAACACATTTCAATCCTCGTGCCGGATGAGGCTGTATTAGGTACCATCTCTGATACACGTTACATGTTCACCACCCTGAACGAGTTCCTTGAATCAGATGGCAAGCCGGCAATGTTTAAAGTACAATTGGTGGGGCTGACCCGCGAAGTGCCTTTGAATCAGGGGCTTTTCTCCGTACATCCTGATGTGCTGATCCAGGATATTAAGGATACAGACCTGATTGTTATTCCTGCATTAAGCGGTAACCTGAAGGCCACCCTGGAAAGGAATAAGGCCTTCATTCCCTGGATCATTGATCACTATCATAAGGGGGCTGAAGTGGCCAGCCTGTGTATCGGTTCATTTATGCTGGCCGCTACCGGTTTGCTGGATGGAAAAGAGTGTTCCAGCCACTGGGCTTCCGCTGCTGAATTCAGGGCGATGTTTCCCGATGTGGACCTGATCGATGGCAGGATTATTACGGAGGAACAGGGTTTATATTCAAGCGGTGGCGCCTCTTCCTACTGGAACCTGCTGTTGCACATCGTTGAAAAATACACTGACCGTGCTTTGGCTATCAGGATAGCCAAGTTGTTTGCGCTGGAAATAGACAGGAAAACCCAGTCGCCTTTTGTCATGTTCAACGGTCAAAAGAAACATGAAGATGAACCCATTAAAAAAGCACAGGAGTTTATAGAGACCAACCTGACAGAAAGGATCTCGGTGGACGATCTGGCTTCTAAATTTGCGATAGGCAGAAGGCATTTTGACCGCCGTTTCAAGAAGGCGACCAACAATACACCCGCTGAATATATTCAACGGGTGAAGATTGAGGCCGCAAAGAAATGGCTGGAAAACAGCCATAAGAATGTGAATGAGGTCATGTATGAGGTAGGCTACAACGACACAAAATCTTTCAGGACTGTGTTCAAAAAGATCACCGGTCTATCGCCTATCGATTACAGGAACAAATACAATAAAGAAGCTGTGGTGGCTTAA
- a CDS encoding class I mannose-6-phosphate isomerase has protein sequence MLNKTKPAISGVKESNYNWRSSGQQLLPLQQTAAPEAYNIYPAHALGSGKINVGYETLAAWIIAQQQVLIDGYTGVLWNEIQHALAEIFSRQSLKVKWHFTADALKGEDIIAQMVSPFVGAAGTVWGTRSSLQLSDFFYEEKLAAMQAAGGYDLHIVMGTGAGLVQADIPLIYLDMPKNELQYRMRAGAVTNLGSSRKDTATEMYKRAYFVDWVVLNNYKQSLVNRINIFADTQWGRTLTWIKAKDLQLGIEQICRDTFRVRPWFEPGAWGGQWMKEHIPQLPQEEVNLAWSFEMIVPENGVLFESDTYLFEIPFEWLMFLQHNAVLGKHAAIFQYEFPIRFDFLDTFDGGNLSIQCHPALPYIREQFGETITQDETYYILDCKEDASVYLGFTENIDPLQFRAALESSQSENRPVQITDYVQQHKANKHDLFLIPNCTVHSAGANNLVLEISATPYIFTFKMYDWLRPGLDGKPRPINIDHAFKNLDFSRQGAVVKKELISAPVLKEEGAGWQLWHLPTHEQHFYDVHRLEIDDAVTFDTDGLCLVMMLVEGSVIAVRTAKGKETMYHYAETFVIPAAAESYTLINKGPGKAKVIKAFIKPTHPVFSTISYENKI, from the coding sequence ATGTTGAATAAAACAAAGCCTGCTATCAGCGGTGTAAAAGAGAGCAATTATAATTGGCGTAGCAGCGGGCAGCAGCTGTTGCCGCTACAGCAGACAGCTGCTCCGGAAGCTTATAATATTTACCCGGCGCATGCTTTGGGAAGTGGTAAGATCAATGTCGGCTATGAAACGCTGGCTGCCTGGATCATTGCACAGCAACAGGTGCTGATAGATGGTTATACAGGCGTGCTGTGGAATGAGATACAGCATGCACTGGCCGAGATCTTCAGCAGGCAGTCATTAAAAGTGAAGTGGCATTTCACGGCAGATGCGCTGAAAGGAGAGGACATCATTGCGCAAATGGTCAGCCCTTTTGTTGGCGCAGCGGGAACGGTATGGGGCACACGCAGCTCCTTGCAGCTGAGCGACTTCTTCTACGAAGAAAAACTCGCAGCTATGCAGGCGGCAGGCGGATATGATCTGCATATCGTGATGGGTACAGGCGCAGGCCTGGTACAGGCAGATATTCCGCTTATCTATCTCGATATGCCCAAGAACGAGCTGCAATACCGTATGCGTGCAGGCGCCGTCACTAACCTGGGTAGCAGCAGAAAAGATACTGCAACAGAGATGTACAAACGCGCCTATTTCGTAGATTGGGTTGTGCTCAATAACTATAAACAGTCGCTGGTAAACAGGATCAACATATTTGCAGATACGCAGTGGGGGCGTACACTGACATGGATAAAAGCAAAAGACCTGCAGCTGGGCATTGAACAGATATGCCGGGATACTTTCCGTGTACGGCCCTGGTTTGAGCCCGGTGCATGGGGCGGTCAATGGATGAAAGAACATATTCCGCAGCTGCCACAGGAAGAGGTGAACCTTGCCTGGTCCTTTGAGATGATCGTACCGGAGAATGGCGTGCTCTTTGAAAGTGATACTTACCTTTTTGAAATTCCCTTTGAATGGCTGATGTTCCTGCAACATAATGCTGTGCTGGGAAAACATGCGGCTATCTTCCAATACGAATTCCCCATCCGTTTCGATTTCCTGGATACCTTTGACGGTGGCAACCTGTCTATCCAGTGTCATCCTGCATTGCCCTATATCAGGGAGCAGTTTGGCGAGACCATTACACAGGATGAAACGTATTACATCCTGGATTGTAAGGAAGATGCCAGTGTATACCTGGGCTTCACTGAAAATATTGATCCCCTGCAGTTCAGGGCTGCGCTGGAAAGCAGTCAGTCGGAGAACAGGCCGGTGCAGATCACTGACTATGTGCAGCAGCATAAGGCAAATAAACATGACCTGTTCCTGATCCCCAACTGCACGGTGCACAGCGCAGGTGCGAACAACCTGGTGCTGGAGATCAGCGCCACGCCCTACATCTTTACATTCAAGATGTACGACTGGCTGCGCCCCGGACTGGATGGAAAGCCAAGGCCGATCAATATTGATCATGCATTTAAGAACCTGGATTTCAGCAGGCAGGGCGCTGTGGTGAAGAAAGAGCTGATCTCGGCGCCTGTGCTGAAAGAAGAAGGCGCCGGCTGGCAGTTATGGCATCTGCCCACACATGAACAACATTTTTATGATGTACACCGCCTGGAAATAGATGACGCAGTTACCTTTGATACCGATGGCCTTTGCCTGGTGATGATGCTGGTGGAAGGATCGGTTATCGCGGTAAGAACGGCCAAGGGAAAGGAAACAATGTATCATTATGCAGAGACATTCGTGATCCCTGCAGCAGCAGAAAGTTACACCCTTATTAATAAAGGACCGGGAAAGGCAAAAGTGATAAAAGCCTTTATCAAACCAACACACCCGGTCTTCAGTACCATCAGTTATGAAAACAAGATCTGA
- a CDS encoding ROK family protein encodes MKDTQVLSVDIGGSHITTALVDMNRRTFLPHSIYREHIDSHASAEEIISRWSYVMKKSMLAGSDVHRIGIAMPGPFDYEEGISLIKGLHKYEALYGLNVKDLLQEQLGIDKKHIRIMNDASCFLQGELFNGAVKGEKDVLGLTLGTGFGSSVADNGIAQEGSFWKTPFLDATAEEYFSTRWFLRRYEELSGGSIKSVKELAAMAQQSSYAFTVFQEFGYNLAMFLLEQQPIPSLVVLGGNIAQAFDLFRSNLEHHMQDTRFVVSELGEEAILLGAAGFWEIRE; translated from the coding sequence ATGAAGGATACGCAGGTCTTAAGTGTGGATATAGGCGGCTCACATATTACAACCGCATTGGTAGATATGAATCGCAGAACTTTTCTGCCTCATTCCATCTATCGTGAACACATCGATTCACATGCCAGCGCGGAAGAGATCATCAGCAGATGGAGCTATGTGATGAAGAAAAGCATGCTGGCTGGCAGTGATGTGCATCGTATCGGGATTGCCATGCCCGGCCCTTTTGATTATGAAGAAGGGATCAGCCTTATCAAAGGACTGCATAAATATGAAGCCCTTTACGGCCTCAATGTGAAAGACCTGCTGCAGGAGCAGCTGGGCATAGACAAAAAGCATATCAGGATCATGAACGACGCATCCTGCTTCCTGCAGGGAGAACTGTTCAACGGTGCAGTGAAAGGGGAGAAGGACGTACTGGGATTAACGCTTGGTACAGGTTTCGGATCATCAGTGGCAGACAATGGCATCGCACAGGAAGGCAGCTTCTGGAAAACCCCCTTCCTCGATGCTACGGCAGAAGAATACTTTTCCACCCGCTGGTTCCTTCGCCGTTATGAAGAACTAAGCGGCGGGAGTATAAAAAGCGTAAAAGAGCTGGCGGCAATGGCGCAGCAATCATCCTATGCCTTTACGGTGTTCCAGGAGTTTGGTTATAACCTTGCCATGTTCCTGCTGGAGCAGCAGCCCATTCCTTCACTGGTAGTATTGGGCGGAAATATTGCCCAGGCATTTGACCTGTTCCGTTCCAACCTCGAGCATCATATGCAGGACACCCGTTTCGTTGTTTCGGAACTGGGAGAGGAGGCGATCCTCCTTGGGGCTGCCGGCTTCTGGGAAATACGAGAATAG
- a CDS encoding MFS transporter — MKTRSDFLLVMTTVVASLGGFLFGFDMAVISGILPFVRQQFALSALQEGWFVSSALAGCIVGVIIAGNLSDRLGRKKLLYMAALLFLLAALGCAFFHDLSWIISARIGGGVAVGIASSIVPLYLSEIAPDDKRGRLVTYYQLAVTIGILVAYCSNAQLLSHAEAHQHDAGGGLAHFLFVQEVWRGMFGIGMLPAALFLFGLLWVPESPRWLMQQGKATAKEGYGPLFGPAMRRALLIGILLPLFSQFSGINAIIYYGPTILNSAGITLSNSFLSQIIFGAANVFFTIFAIWKVDSLGRRPLYLWGTAGATVSLIMTGICFYTGATTGIALLVCVLAFLAFFAFSIGPLKFVIAAEIFPDNIRARALSLSIMVMWVSDTIVGQLTPVLLRSLGTAQTFWFFAAFCLGAFIAVYRLLPETKGQSFEQIEQYWKNTTKQTA, encoded by the coding sequence ATGAAAACAAGATCTGATTTTCTTCTCGTTATGACCACAGTGGTGGCCTCATTGGGAGGTTTCCTCTTTGGCTTTGATATGGCGGTGATCTCTGGTATACTGCCTTTTGTAAGACAACAATTTGCATTGTCTGCCTTACAGGAAGGATGGTTCGTATCATCTGCACTGGCAGGTTGCATTGTGGGCGTTATTATAGCTGGTAACCTGAGCGACCGCCTGGGCAGAAAGAAGCTGCTCTATATGGCTGCCTTGTTATTCTTACTGGCAGCATTGGGATGTGCTTTCTTCCACGATCTTTCCTGGATCATTTCAGCCCGTATTGGCGGTGGAGTGGCAGTTGGTATTGCTTCGAGCATCGTGCCCCTGTATCTGTCTGAAATTGCCCCGGACGATAAAAGAGGACGCCTGGTCACCTATTACCAGCTGGCTGTCACCATCGGCATCCTGGTAGCTTATTGCAGCAACGCGCAGTTGTTGTCGCATGCAGAGGCGCATCAGCATGATGCAGGCGGAGGACTGGCCCACTTCCTGTTTGTGCAGGAAGTATGGCGCGGCATGTTTGGTATTGGTATGCTGCCGGCTGCGCTATTCCTTTTCGGCCTGCTCTGGGTGCCTGAAAGCCCGCGCTGGCTGATGCAGCAGGGAAAGGCAACAGCTAAGGAAGGATACGGGCCCCTGTTCGGGCCTGCCATGCGCAGGGCTTTGCTGATAGGGATACTATTGCCGCTGTTCTCACAATTCAGTGGTATTAATGCCATCATCTATTACGGGCCTACTATCCTGAACAGTGCGGGTATTACATTGAGCAACTCATTCCTCAGCCAGATCATTTTCGGCGCTGCCAACGTGTTCTTTACCATCTTCGCTATCTGGAAAGTAGATAGCCTCGGCAGACGCCCGCTATACCTGTGGGGCACCGCAGGCGCTACTGTGAGCCTGATCATGACGGGTATCTGTTTTTATACCGGCGCCACAACAGGCATTGCTTTGCTCGTTTGTGTACTGGCTTTTCTCGCTTTCTTTGCATTTTCGATCGGACCACTGAAATTTGTGATCGCAGCAGAGATCTTTCCCGACAATATCCGGGCAAGGGCATTATCTTTAAGCATCATGGTAATGTGGGTGTCAGACACCATCGTCGGGCAGCTTACACCGGTATTGCTACGCAGCCTGGGTACTGCGCAGACCTTCTGGTTCTTTGCTGCATTCTGCCTTGGCGCATTCATCGCAGTATACCGGCTGTTGCCGGAAACGAAAGGACAATCTTTTGAACAGATAGAGCAATATTGGAAAAATACAACGAAACAAACAGCATGA
- a CDS encoding helix-turn-helix domain-containing protein gives MITVLSTPAGNNAILKSISKEEAAQLKIPKKYISRKEEIYRDFLRLLDEHLADIVAERTDSMKELRDFAEALFIHPTHLSNVIKEHTGYHPCYFYEEKLLKLAKDLLLDNKRSVADVAYLLTYDPSNFTKWFKSFEGVTPSQFRRLHQQA, from the coding sequence ATGATCACTGTGTTATCAACTCCGGCCGGAAATAATGCCATTCTGAAGAGTATCTCAAAAGAAGAGGCAGCACAGCTCAAAATCCCCAAAAAATACATTAGCCGTAAGGAAGAGATCTACCGGGATTTTCTCCGGCTGCTGGATGAGCATCTGGCAGATATCGTAGCAGAGCGGACAGACAGTATGAAAGAGCTCAGGGACTTTGCCGAGGCACTGTTCATTCATCCCACACATCTCAGCAATGTCATCAAAGAACATACCGGCTATCACCCCTGTTACTTTTATGAAGAAAAACTGCTGAAGCTCGCTAAGGACCTGCTGCTGGATAACAAACGCTCAGTGGCTGACGTTGCTTACCTGCTTACTTACGATCCCTCCAACTTTACCAAATGGTTCAAATCATTTGAAGGAGTAACGCCCTCACAGTTCAGGCGTCTACATCAGCAGGCTTAA
- a CDS encoding dihydrofolate reductase family protein, with translation MRKIIVSMNVTLDGFMAGTDGELDWHFPLWNDEMSIYFCDQLGRTDTILLGRVSYERMARYWHNKTFTGIELEYADMMNNHNKVVFSQTLENTTWRNTRLVRENIGEEVLKMKQSPGKDMIIYGSGSIVRSFVQEGLIDEFQIWVHPVFIQHGVPLFRDMEENIRLQFMKARTFRSGVVILYYKLQQQ, from the coding sequence ATGAGAAAGATAATCGTATCCATGAATGTCACGCTTGATGGTTTCATGGCAGGGACTGATGGAGAGCTGGACTGGCATTTCCCCTTGTGGAATGACGAAATGTCCATCTATTTCTGCGATCAGTTGGGCAGGACAGATACCATCCTGCTGGGCCGCGTGAGCTATGAAAGAATGGCGCGCTACTGGCACAATAAGACGTTCACAGGAATAGAGCTGGAATATGCGGATATGATGAACAATCATAACAAGGTGGTATTTTCCCAGACACTGGAAAACACCACCTGGCGGAATACCAGGCTGGTAAGGGAAAATATCGGCGAAGAGGTATTGAAAATGAAGCAGTCGCCCGGGAAAGATATGATCATCTACGGTAGCGGCAGCATTGTAAGATCTTTTGTACAGGAAGGCCTGATAGATGAATTCCAGATATGGGTACATCCCGTTTTTATACAGCATGGCGTACCGCTGTTCCGGGATATGGAAGAAAACATCCGCCTGCAATTCATGAAAGCCCGCACCTTCAGATCGGGGGTGGTGATCCTGTATTATAAACTGCAGCAGCAATAA
- the poxB gene encoding ubiquinone-dependent pyruvate dehydrogenase, with the protein MPNTIAAKIVEQLVAAGVKRVHGVVGDSLNSITDEIRQHKEIEWIHYRHEEAAAFAAGAEAQLTGKLAVCAGSCGPGNMHLINGLYDAHRSMAPVLAIAAQIPSTEIGTSYFQETRPEALFRECSHYCETIASARQMPRVLQIAMQHAVGLGGVAVITLSGDVAMQTIESNGLEHSLMISRPTIRPSDTELHKLAELINQSEKITLLCGSGCAGAHDELIAAGEKLLSPMVHALRGKEHVEYDNPFDVGMTGLIGFSSGYHAMENSDLVIMLGTDFPYKDWFPSRAKIAQVDIRAERLGRRCNITLGLVGDVKETLHCLLPLVKRKTDRSYLDRCVEHYRNSRESLESHATGKADKAPIHPEYLAHMIDKLAADDAVFTTDVGEPTVWAARYLRMKKGQRLLGSFNHGSMASAMPQAIGAQLTYPGRQVISLSGDGGFAMMMGDILTIAQYNLPVKIIVFNNSSLGFVAMEMKVAGLPPYGTDLKNPDFARMAEAIGIKGIRLEDPANVSAALEKAFAHDGPVLIDAVVNPSVLVMPPKIEFSQAKGFGLYALKQVFNGNGKEVWETLSSNFLG; encoded by the coding sequence ATGCCCAATACGATCGCTGCAAAAATAGTGGAACAACTGGTAGCCGCCGGCGTCAAAAGAGTACATGGCGTGGTGGGAGATTCCCTGAACAGTATTACAGACGAGATCCGCCAGCATAAGGAGATAGAATGGATACATTACCGCCATGAGGAAGCGGCAGCCTTCGCCGCGGGCGCAGAAGCACAGCTAACGGGGAAACTGGCCGTCTGCGCCGGGAGCTGTGGTCCCGGTAATATGCATCTCATTAACGGGCTGTACGATGCTCACCGGAGCATGGCCCCGGTACTGGCAATTGCGGCCCAGATCCCCAGCACGGAGATAGGCACTTCCTATTTCCAGGAAACACGGCCGGAAGCCCTTTTCCGGGAATGCAGCCATTATTGTGAAACCATTGCTTCCGCCCGTCAGATGCCAAGAGTGCTGCAGATCGCCATGCAGCATGCTGTCGGACTCGGTGGCGTTGCTGTAATTACCCTCTCAGGAGATGTTGCCATGCAGACAATAGAAAGCAATGGCCTGGAACACAGCCTGATGATCAGCCGTCCTACCATCCGCCCTTCTGATACCGAGTTACATAAACTGGCAGAGCTCATCAACCAGTCCGAAAAGATCACCCTGCTCTGCGGTAGCGGTTGCGCCGGTGCACATGATGAACTGATCGCTGCGGGAGAAAAGCTCCTTTCTCCGATGGTGCATGCCCTGAGGGGAAAAGAGCATGTCGAATATGACAACCCCTTCGACGTCGGAATGACGGGCCTGATAGGATTTTCTTCAGGTTATCATGCCATGGAGAACAGCGACCTGGTGATCATGCTGGGGACTGACTTTCCTTACAAGGACTGGTTCCCTTCCCGTGCAAAGATCGCACAGGTAGATATTCGTGCCGAGCGCCTTGGCAGGCGTTGTAATATTACCCTTGGCCTGGTGGGAGATGTGAAGGAAACCCTGCATTGCCTGCTGCCCCTGGTAAAACGAAAGACCGACCGTTCTTACCTGGACAGGTGTGTGGAGCATTACAGGAATAGCCGCGAATCGCTTGAAAGCCATGCCACAGGTAAAGCAGACAAAGCACCTATACATCCGGAATACCTGGCGCATATGATAGACAAACTGGCGGCAGATGATGCCGTTTTTACCACGGATGTGGGGGAACCTACGGTATGGGCTGCCCGTTACCTGAGAATGAAGAAAGGACAACGCCTGCTGGGGTCTTTCAATCATGGTTCCATGGCCAGCGCTATGCCACAGGCTATCGGCGCGCAGCTCACCTATCCCGGCAGGCAGGTAATATCGCTTTCCGGAGATGGAGGTTTTGCCATGATGATGGGTGATATTCTTACCATTGCACAATATAACCTGCCGGTGAAGATTATCGTGTTTAACAACAGTTCTTTAGGTTTTGTGGCGATGGAAATGAAGGTAGCAGGACTGCCGCCTTACGGTACTGATCTGAAAAACCCTGACTTCGCCCGTATGGCAGAGGCAATAGGCATTAAAGGCATCCGCCTCGAAGACCCGGCCAATGTGAGCGCTGCCCTGGAAAAAGCATTTGCACATGATGGGCCGGTGCTGATCGATGCTGTTGTGAATCCCTCTGTACTGGTCATGCCGCCGAAGATCGAATTCTCCCAGGCAAAAGGATTCGGACTGTATGCGTTGAAACAGGTATTTAACGGTAACGGAAAAGAAGTATGGGAAACCCTGAGCTCCAATTTCCTGGGTTAA
- a CDS encoding glycoside hydrolase family 38 C-terminal domain-containing protein: MTKYYLLLLVWCCVHTTAKAQDKEQAFTSIELKPTVAYLKYQGRAARMVRLLFHGGKNYAAATAFISFNGLQDSIRLDAGGNGMEVYELPLPGGPVQQETQLYVKLAAAGREYTARCMVAPAPEWKVYLLPHSHVDIGYTNVQEKVMRLHMNNIDEAIKIAERTQHYPADARYKWNTEAFWVVDHYLAAADEAKKNAFWNAVKKGWINIDGAYANINTSVTDSRQLMQMFHTAVKTAKAQGLSINTMFQGDIPGASWGLSSQSAITGIRYFWGAPNAGDRIGNSPKWRDRPFYWQSPGGEKMLYWQSEPYSIGYALKGSKIPNFFTVEDPVPYYTGKPSENFLNPYLFDYLAGLERKKFPYNMTIMTWAMSDNAPIDPELPDAVKEWNERFASPRLIITSVKQFFGDFEAAYRDKIPVVSGDYTEFWTDGIASAARETGYNRNASERLQQADAIWALRNKQGYPAKDFDTAWNNILLFNEHTWGAYNSISNPDDPKAISQWGYKRSFALKGKEQSAGLLTKAAEGETIANAVDVYNTIGATRSELVILSAAQSAAGDLVKDANGRNVPSQRLSTGELAVLVQQIAPFSKQRFTIHAGKAFTNMKASVTTTTLQNGLYRIVLDGKTGNIIRLERTGIDHNLADSGGLNQYSYLPGDSLEKIQYAGPAKISIKENGPLVVSLIIESPAPGTNALSSEIRLVAGVDRVEIINTIDKKAISEKEGVHFAFPFNVADAQVRYSIPWGSINVEADQLQYANRNWYTVQRWVDVSNKDFGVTWSTPDAPLFEVGSETTADLLGGLYDSPKWINFTEQHPALYSWVMNNLWHTNFRHAQEGITTFRYYLKVHNAYDAFAVNQTGLANHRPLIAAPAAGSTSESLFFNIGSDAVYIESIKPADDGKGIILWLVNASATAAPVTFTAKDKTTGLNIWESNMLEEYKQQLNNKVTLPAKGIMMLRVEKK; this comes from the coding sequence ATGACAAAATATTATCTGCTTTTGCTGGTATGGTGTTGCGTCCATACAACTGCAAAAGCGCAGGACAAAGAGCAGGCATTCACTTCAATAGAACTGAAACCTACTGTCGCTTATCTGAAGTACCAGGGCAGGGCCGCCAGGATGGTGCGCCTGCTGTTCCATGGCGGAAAGAATTACGCTGCCGCCACGGCGTTTATCAGCTTTAACGGGCTGCAGGACAGCATCAGGCTCGATGCCGGCGGAAATGGCATGGAGGTATATGAGCTTCCACTGCCAGGCGGCCCTGTACAGCAGGAAACACAGTTATATGTGAAGCTTGCCGCCGCGGGACGGGAATATACCGCCCGCTGCATGGTAGCGCCCGCGCCTGAGTGGAAGGTATACCTGCTGCCACACTCTCATGTGGATATCGGTTATACCAATGTGCAGGAGAAAGTGATGCGCCTGCATATGAATAATATCGATGAAGCTATTAAGATTGCCGAACGTACGCAGCATTACCCCGCAGATGCCCGTTATAAGTGGAATACAGAGGCTTTCTGGGTGGTGGATCACTATCTTGCTGCGGCAGACGAAGCAAAGAAAAACGCCTTCTGGAACGCTGTTAAAAAGGGCTGGATCAATATTGATGGCGCATATGCCAATATCAATACAAGTGTGACAGACTCCCGTCAGCTGATGCAGATGTTCCATACAGCGGTTAAAACAGCGAAAGCACAGGGACTAAGCATTAACACCATGTTCCAGGGCGATATACCCGGCGCTTCCTGGGGCCTCTCCAGTCAGTCGGCCATTACAGGCATCCGGTATTTCTGGGGCGCCCCCAATGCGGGCGACCGTATCGGCAACTCTCCCAAATGGCGCGACAGGCCCTTCTACTGGCAGTCGCCCGGTGGAGAGAAAATGCTCTACTGGCAAAGTGAACCTTACTCCATTGGTTATGCACTCAAAGGCAGTAAGATCCCTAACTTTTTTACCGTGGAAGACCCCGTGCCTTACTATACCGGCAAACCATCAGAGAACTTCCTCAACCCTTACCTGTTTGATTACCTCGCAGGACTGGAAAGGAAGAAGTTCCCTTACAACATGACCATCATGACATGGGCCATGAGCGATAATGCACCGATAGATCCGGAATTGCCCGATGCCGTGAAGGAATGGAATGAAAGGTTTGCTTCCCCCCGCCTGATCATTACCTCCGTAAAACAGTTCTTCGGAGATTTCGAAGCTGCTTACAGGGATAAGATCCCTGTTGTATCAGGCGACTATACCGAATTCTGGACAGATGGCATTGCTTCTGCTGCACGGGAGACAGGATATAACAGGAACGCTTCAGAAAGGCTGCAACAGGCTGATGCCATCTGGGCGCTGCGTAATAAGCAGGGCTATCCGGCAAAGGATTTTGATACTGCCTGGAATAATATCCTGCTGTTCAATGAACATACCTGGGGCGCTTACAACAGCATCTCCAATCCTGACGATCCTAAAGCCATTTCACAATGGGGATACAAGCGCTCCTTTGCATTGAAGGGCAAGGAACAATCTGCCGGTCTGCTTACCAAAGCGGCGGAGGGAGAGACGATTGCCAACGCGGTAGATGTATACAATACGATCGGAGCTACACGTTCCGAATTAGTGATCCTGTCTGCTGCACAAAGTGCAGCCGGCGACCTGGTGAAGGATGCGAATGGCAGGAATGTACCTTCCCAGCGATTGAGCACGGGTGAATTAGCTGTGCTGGTGCAACAGATCGCGCCTTTCTCCAAGCAACGTTTCACCATTCATGCAGGTAAGGCATTTACCAACATGAAGGCAAGCGTTACCACCACTACATTGCAGAATGGCTTATATAGAATAGTACTGGACGGGAAAACCGGCAATATCATCCGCCTGGAAAGAACGGGCATAGATCATAACCTGGCCGATTCAGGCGGCTTAAACCAATATTCTTACCTGCCTGGCGACTCTCTTGAAAAGATCCAATATGCAGGGCCGGCAAAGATCAGCATTAAAGAGAATGGTCCTCTCGTAGTAAGCCTGATCATCGAATCACCTGCTCCCGGTACAAACGCTTTAAGCAGTGAAATAAGACTGGTGGCGGGCGTAGACCGCGTGGAGATCATCAATACCATCGATAAGAAAGCCATCAGCGAAAAAGAAGGCGTACACTTCGCATTCCCTTTCAATGTAGCAGATGCACAGGTGAGATACAGCATCCCCTGGGGAAGCATTAACGTTGAAGCCGATCAGCTTCAATATGCCAACAGGAACTGGTATACTGTACAACGCTGGGTGGATGTATCCAACAAAGATTTCGGTGTTACCTGGTCAACACCTGATGCTCCCTTATTTGAAGTAGGTAGCGAGACAACAGCCGACCTGCTGGGTGGATTGTACGATTCTCCAAAGTGGATCAACTTCACAGAACAGCATCCTGCACTGTATTCATGGGTAATGAACAACCTGTGGCATACAAATTTCCGTCATGCACAGGAAGGCATTACTACATTCCGCTACTATCTGAAGGTACATAACGCTTATGATGCCTTTGCAGTGAATCAGACAGGACTGGCTAATCACCGCCCACTGATAGCTGCGCCTGCAGCAGGGAGCACCAGTGAATCCCTTTTCTTTAACATCGGATCTGATGCAGTATATATAGAAAGTATCAAACCGGCTGATGATGGAAAAGGAATAATACTGTGGCTGGTGAATGCATCGGCAACGGCGGCCCCTGTTACATTCACCGCAAAAGATAAAACAACCGGCCTGAATATATGGGAAAGTAACATGCTGGAAGAATATAAGCAGCAATTGAACAATAAAGTAACACTACCTGCAAAAGGCATTATGATGTTGCGTGTAGAAAAGAAATAA